A stretch of the Synechocystis sp. PCC 7338 genome encodes the following:
- a CDS encoding linear amide C-N hydrolase — translation MNIQFLTNITTAILVAVVLQITLWPPAAQACTRILWNNNKFAVVVGRTMDWPESTEPELMVFPRGIERNGGMLGDMLVVKDNPAQWTSKYGSVVTTVYGMGTVDGLNEKGLGMHMLYLTATDFGPRDPKKAGVQAGLWGQYLLDNAASVEEALALMKEIQPVMVALDDMKATVHLAIEDASGDSAILEYVEGNLVVHHGPEYRVMTNDPPYDQQLKFLETWDFTNATRQTLLPGNVDPKDRFVRASYYQMMLPEPKTEQEAIAGILSIARNVSVPFGAPNNLPGSLYNTEYRTAIDLTNRRYFFELTTSPNVIWVNLDQLNFVSGATVLSLDPDDLGLSGNVTDKFVRVTKIPF, via the coding sequence ATGAATATTCAGTTTCTCACTAATATTACAACAGCTATACTAGTGGCAGTGGTGCTACAGATTACCCTTTGGCCCCCAGCGGCCCAGGCTTGCACCAGAATTTTGTGGAACAATAACAAATTCGCTGTGGTGGTCGGCCGGACCATGGATTGGCCAGAATCCACCGAGCCTGAGTTGATGGTTTTTCCCCGGGGCATCGAAAGGAATGGGGGCATGTTGGGGGATATGTTGGTGGTGAAAGACAATCCAGCCCAATGGACTTCCAAATATGGCAGTGTGGTGACGACAGTCTATGGCATGGGCACGGTGGATGGTTTGAATGAAAAGGGGCTGGGTATGCATATGCTCTACCTAACAGCGACGGATTTTGGACCTCGGGACCCCAAGAAAGCGGGAGTGCAGGCGGGACTGTGGGGACAGTATTTGTTAGACAATGCCGCCTCTGTGGAGGAAGCCCTGGCCTTAATGAAGGAGATTCAGCCAGTGATGGTTGCCCTTGACGACATGAAAGCAACGGTGCATTTAGCTATTGAGGACGCCAGCGGGGATTCTGCCATTTTGGAATATGTGGAGGGTAATTTAGTCGTCCACCACGGCCCAGAGTATCGGGTAATGACCAATGATCCCCCCTACGATCAGCAGTTAAAATTCCTAGAAACGTGGGACTTTACCAATGCCACCCGCCAAACTCTTTTGCCTGGCAACGTGGATCCCAAGGATCGTTTTGTTCGGGCTAGCTACTACCAAATGATGTTACCAGAGCCGAAAACTGAACAGGAAGCCATTGCTGGTATTTTATCCATTGCCCGTAATGTCTCTGTTCCTTTTGGTGCGCCTAATAATCTTCCTGGCTCCTTGTATAACACCGAATATCGCACTGCCATTGATCTAACCAATCGCCGTTACTTTTTTGAATTGACTACGAGTCCCAATGTCATTTGGGTTAACCTAGACCAGCTTAATTTTGTCTCTGGTGCAACGGTGTTAAGTCTTGATCCTGATGACCTGGGGTTATCGGGGAATGTCACAGATAAATTTGTACGGGTAACAAAAATTCCCTTTTGA
- a CDS encoding EutN/CcmL family microcompartment protein, protein MQLAKVLGTVVSTSKTPNLTGVKLLLVQFLDTKGQPLERYEVAGDVVGAGLNEWVLVARGSAARKERGNGDRPLDAMVVGIIDTVNVASGSLYNKRDDRR, encoded by the coding sequence ATGCAACTTGCCAAAGTTTTGGGGACCGTGGTCAGTACATCGAAGACACCGAATTTGACCGGCGTCAAGCTGCTCCTGGTTCAGTTCCTCGACACCAAAGGCCAACCCCTAGAACGCTATGAGGTGGCTGGCGATGTAGTGGGTGCAGGCTTGAATGAATGGGTGCTAGTGGCCCGGGGCAGTGCCGCCCGCAAGGAACGGGGTAATGGCGATCGCCCTTTGGATGCCATGGTGGTGGGCATTATCGACACAGTTAATGTAGCTAGTGGCTCCCTCTATAACAAGAGGGATGATAGGAGATAG
- a CDS encoding iron uptake porin, with product MGSNSQGFLRPNLGIVALILAFSPSVVAQSFDSANFPDSFKKNQLQQRFPTLVGAGSGGALVSDPHGAMDQITSVSELRDVQPTAWAYEALKSLVERYGCIVGYPDRTFRGDRALSRWEFAAGLNACMNVMERLIQENVAVLREDIDKLKRLMQEFEAELAALGARIDNLEVRTSFLEDHQFSTTTKLNGVAVFALVDQWGGDKAVDWRQQDNIDNFGAAAPAPVEENATLSSRVRLNFDTSFTGKDLLRTRLQAGSVPNLSGPTGTNMARLAFDGSSPDNNVDINKLFYRFPVGNFTTWVGARGLGLDDVFQTHNPYLASGDTGALSRFSRYNPFAFRGPSGVGGAARYKFNDIFSVTAAYLGNNNQANNPSDDIFESPNGLNTFKSGNGLFNGSFSTGVQFDVKPTKDFSFGISYLHKYFTQGDVNLTGSTGSRIASNPFYQAATTMDTYNFQTSWQITEKLNLAGWFGYANATAQGFNTGNNTQNRSGLGADLWTWNASLSVLDVFKEGAVASISGGLMPYAPYVGSLVGDRISNDRSAPYIIEAQYKFPVSKNIQITPGAYVILNPEANSNNSAIWVGVIRTTFKF from the coding sequence ATGGGAAGCAATTCTCAGGGCTTTTTGCGCCCAAATTTAGGAATTGTGGCGTTGATTCTGGCTTTTAGCCCGTCTGTGGTGGCTCAAAGCTTTGATTCGGCCAACTTTCCGGACAGCTTTAAGAAAAATCAATTGCAACAAAGATTTCCCACTCTAGTTGGTGCTGGCAGTGGTGGAGCCTTGGTTTCTGATCCCCATGGAGCGATGGATCAGATAACCAGTGTTTCCGAGTTGAGGGATGTGCAACCCACCGCCTGGGCCTATGAAGCCCTCAAAAGTTTAGTTGAACGTTACGGCTGTATTGTGGGTTATCCTGACCGGACTTTCCGTGGCGATCGGGCGTTGAGTCGTTGGGAATTTGCTGCCGGCTTGAACGCTTGTATGAACGTGATGGAGCGTTTAATCCAGGAGAACGTAGCGGTTCTAAGGGAAGACATTGATAAACTCAAACGCTTAATGCAGGAGTTTGAAGCGGAATTGGCCGCCTTGGGGGCTCGCATTGATAACCTGGAAGTCCGCACTTCTTTCCTGGAAGACCATCAATTTTCCACCACCACTAAACTGAATGGGGTGGCAGTTTTTGCCCTGGTTGACCAGTGGGGAGGCGATAAAGCGGTAGATTGGCGTCAACAGGACAATATTGATAACTTTGGTGCGGCGGCCCCGGCTCCTGTGGAGGAAAATGCCACCTTGTCCAGTCGGGTTCGTTTAAACTTCGACACCAGCTTTACCGGTAAAGACTTACTACGTACTCGTTTGCAGGCTGGCAGTGTACCCAACTTGTCTGGCCCCACCGGCACCAACATGGCTCGCCTTGCCTTTGATGGTTCTAGTCCAGATAACAACGTTGACATCAATAAACTATTTTACCGCTTTCCTGTGGGGAACTTCACCACCTGGGTCGGGGCCAGGGGGTTGGGTCTAGATGACGTGTTTCAGACCCATAATCCCTATTTAGCAAGTGGAGACACCGGTGCTCTGAGCCGTTTTAGTCGCTATAATCCCTTTGCTTTTCGGGGTCCATCCGGGGTTGGTGGTGCGGCTCGCTATAAATTCAATGACATTTTCAGTGTCACCGCGGCTTACCTCGGTAACAACAACCAGGCTAACAATCCCTCCGATGATATTTTTGAAAGTCCCAACGGCCTGAATACATTTAAGAGTGGAAATGGCCTTTTTAATGGTAGCTTCAGCACCGGGGTCCAGTTTGACGTTAAACCGACCAAGGACTTTAGCTTTGGTATTTCCTACCTGCACAAATACTTTACCCAGGGTGACGTTAACTTGACGGGGAGTACCGGTAGCCGCATCGCCAGTAACCCCTTTTACCAGGCGGCCACAACCATGGATACCTATAACTTCCAGACTTCCTGGCAAATTACCGAGAAGCTTAACCTTGCCGGTTGGTTTGGTTATGCCAATGCCACCGCCCAAGGTTTTAATACCGGCAACAATACCCAAAATCGCAGTGGTCTTGGTGCTGATCTCTGGACTTGGAATGCGTCTTTATCCGTTCTGGATGTGTTCAAAGAAGGCGCAGTGGCTTCCATCAGCGGTGGTTTGATGCCCTACGCTCCCTACGTCGGTAGCTTAGTGGGTGATCGGATCAGCAATGATCGTAGTGCCCCCTACATCATTGAAGCTCAGTATAAATTCCCGGTTAGCAAAAACATCCAGATTACCCCTGGTGCCTATGTGATTCTTAACCCGGAAGCTAACAGTAATAACAGTGCGATCTGGGTGGGGGTAATCCGCACCACATTTAAGTTTTAG
- a CDS encoding TM0106 family RecB-like putative nuclease has protein sequence MLVTDTLLLDYKRCQRRAYLNTHGSSEERRPERDFLLKLRQESQRHIQEVLEEQFPHYREPETPTQFGQERAQETKTLMSQGVDCIYRGYLYHSLPVNLNTDNNGHLPILELLGHPHLLVKVAGESRWGPWQYRPVSIQLGRRPKPEYKILAAFYAQLLAVHQGPLPRWVEIILRRGNSYSVDLWEWLPRFHQTLADCVQTLIHQREPEVFISRQRCNLCHWYNHCYAIAQEQQHLSLVPGVTPSRYESLQTVGVLTIDSLARLQATQVGELMGTAIARQLQQQALALVEKRAMVKEQKVYPLPRSPVELYFDIEAEPERNLDYLLGVVVVNYREKTENFYGFMAKDPAEEGLIWQQFVQLIETYPDAPIYHFSEYERETIKRLGKLYGTPSKLREQMLGQCVDLHHYVTSHVICPVESYSLKSLASWLGFQWRDAQASGDQSVCWYDNWLTTGDRQFLELILRYNEDDCRATWVLKDWLTDFLGGSY, from the coding sequence ATGCTAGTTACCGATACCCTCCTGCTGGACTATAAACGCTGTCAACGCCGAGCCTATCTCAACACCCACGGCTCCAGTGAAGAACGCCGCCCGGAGCGGGATTTTTTGCTCAAACTACGCCAGGAAAGCCAAAGACATATCCAAGAAGTTCTGGAGGAACAATTTCCCCATTACCGAGAACCGGAAACCCCCACCCAGTTCGGCCAGGAGCGGGCCCAAGAAACCAAAACCTTAATGTCCCAGGGGGTGGATTGCATTTATCGGGGTTATCTTTACCACAGTCTGCCAGTCAATTTAAACACCGACAATAACGGTCATTTACCAATACTGGAATTGTTGGGTCATCCCCATCTATTGGTTAAAGTTGCCGGTGAATCCCGTTGGGGGCCATGGCAATATCGGCCAGTGAGTATCCAGTTGGGTCGCCGGCCAAAGCCAGAATACAAAATTCTAGCCGCTTTCTATGCCCAGTTGTTGGCGGTGCATCAAGGACCATTGCCCCGTTGGGTGGAAATTATTCTGCGCCGGGGTAATTCTTACTCGGTGGATTTGTGGGAATGGTTGCCCCGCTTTCACCAAACCCTAGCCGATTGTGTACAAACCCTAATTCACCAACGGGAACCAGAGGTATTTATTTCCCGCCAACGGTGTAATCTCTGCCACTGGTATAACCATTGCTACGCCATTGCCCAAGAGCAACAGCACCTTTCCCTCGTCCCCGGAGTCACCCCCAGCCGCTACGAATCCTTGCAAACGGTGGGAGTATTGACCATTGACTCCCTCGCCCGACTCCAGGCCACTCAGGTGGGGGAATTAATGGGCACGGCGATCGCCAGGCAATTACAGCAACAGGCCCTGGCCTTGGTGGAAAAACGGGCCATGGTGAAGGAGCAAAAAGTCTATCCCCTACCCCGATCACCAGTGGAATTATATTTCGACATTGAGGCAGAACCGGAGCGAAACTTGGACTATTTACTCGGCGTAGTGGTGGTTAATTATCGGGAAAAAACAGAAAATTTCTATGGCTTTATGGCTAAAGATCCCGCAGAAGAAGGCCTCATCTGGCAACAATTTGTGCAATTAATCGAGACCTATCCCGATGCTCCCATTTATCACTTTTCTGAATATGAACGGGAAACCATTAAACGGTTGGGGAAACTCTATGGCACACCGTCTAAATTGCGGGAGCAAATGTTGGGACAGTGTGTGGATTTGCACCATTACGTCACCAGCCATGTGATCTGTCCGGTGGAAAGTTATTCTCTCAAATCCCTGGCTAGTTGGTTGGGTTTTCAGTGGCGGGATGCCCAGGCCAGCGGTGATCAATCGGTCTGTTGGTATGACAATTGGTTAACCACTGGCGATCGCCAATTTTTGGAATTAATTTTGCGCTACAACGAAGATGATTGCCGAGCCACCTGGGTTTTAAAGGATTGGTTAACGGATTTTTTAGGTGGCTCATACTGA
- a CDS encoding ribulose bisphosphate carboxylase small subunit, whose protein sequence is MGSRTALASRPWSKHLADPQIDPTAYVHSFANVVGDVRIQPGVSVAPGSSIRADEGTPFWIGNNALIQHGVVVHGLETGRVLGDDDQEYSVWIGPGTCVAHLALIHGPVYLGANCFVGFRSTVLNARVGDGAVVMMHSLVQNVEIPPNKLVPSGAMITQQHQADSLPDVQAGDRHFVQQIAAMQGESASPTQGSNPAVCVLPESLPAVTPVTETPYIDSIDNMSINSDITNQIRSLLAQGYGIGAEHANERRFKTKSWQSCGTADGFRPDQVIATVEGWLQEFAGEYVRLIGIDQGAKRRVVEVIIQRPGDVPGSPSRGTTTTKALSSGSASRSTAAQGGSLAGDSANQMRALLHQGCKIGLEYASARRFKTGSWLTGGIISSHREGEALQELNRFLADHTNEYVRIIGIDPAGKRRVAEIVVHRPNGNGVSKSSSASSAGTYKSAPVSAPGNSSGGGLTPEVVATVRGLLANGHSIGTEHTDKRRFKAKSWDTCPTIDGGREAEVLAKLEACLADHAGEYVRIIGIDRGAKRRVLEQIIQRPGDNVTSGRSPSSASVSGTGSASSNGFGGSNGSSYGNSAVRLDNSVVTQVRSLLAQGYKIGTEHTDKRRFKAKSWQSCAPINSTHESEVLRALEGCLADHNGEYVRLLGIDPAAKRRVLETIIQRP, encoded by the coding sequence ATGGGATCTCGCACCGCCTTGGCTTCCAGGCCTTGGTCCAAACATTTAGCAGACCCCCAAATTGACCCGACGGCCTACGTGCATTCGTTTGCCAATGTGGTGGGGGATGTGCGCATTCAACCTGGGGTCAGTGTTGCCCCTGGTAGCTCCATCCGAGCCGACGAGGGCACCCCCTTTTGGATTGGCAATAATGCTTTAATTCAGCACGGAGTGGTGGTTCATGGCCTAGAAACTGGTCGGGTGCTGGGGGACGATGACCAGGAATATTCTGTTTGGATTGGGCCGGGCACCTGTGTGGCCCATTTGGCTTTGATTCACGGCCCGGTTTACCTAGGCGCTAATTGCTTCGTTGGTTTCCGTTCTACTGTGCTCAATGCCCGGGTGGGGGATGGGGCGGTGGTGATGATGCATTCCCTCGTCCAGAATGTGGAAATCCCCCCCAACAAGTTGGTGCCCTCCGGTGCCATGATTACCCAGCAACACCAAGCGGATAGTTTGCCGGATGTACAAGCTGGTGATCGCCATTTTGTCCAGCAGATTGCGGCCATGCAAGGGGAAAGTGCCTCCCCAACCCAGGGGAGTAATCCCGCCGTCTGTGTTTTACCGGAGTCCCTCCCTGCTGTTACCCCCGTTACCGAAACTCCCTATATAGATTCCATAGACAACATGAGTATTAATTCTGACATTACCAACCAGATCCGCTCCCTCCTGGCCCAGGGCTATGGCATCGGGGCAGAGCACGCCAACGAACGACGTTTCAAAACCAAATCTTGGCAGAGCTGTGGCACCGCCGACGGTTTCCGCCCCGACCAAGTCATCGCCACGGTGGAAGGTTGGCTCCAGGAGTTTGCGGGGGAATATGTGCGCCTAATTGGCATTGACCAGGGGGCCAAACGCAGGGTAGTGGAAGTGATTATTCAGCGCCCCGGCGATGTACCCGGTTCCCCCAGTCGGGGCACCACCACGACCAAGGCCTTGAGTAGTGGTAGTGCCAGCCGGAGTACCGCGGCCCAAGGAGGCAGTTTAGCTGGGGATAGTGCTAATCAGATGCGCGCTCTGTTACATCAGGGTTGCAAGATCGGCTTGGAATATGCCAGCGCCCGTCGCTTCAAAACCGGCTCTTGGCTGACCGGGGGGATTATTAGCAGTCATCGGGAAGGGGAAGCTCTGCAGGAATTGAATCGTTTCCTGGCTGACCACACCAACGAGTATGTGCGAATTATCGGCATTGATCCGGCAGGTAAACGGCGAGTGGCAGAAATTGTTGTACACCGTCCCAATGGCAATGGTGTCAGTAAGTCCAGCAGTGCTAGCAGCGCCGGCACCTACAAATCCGCTCCAGTGAGTGCCCCCGGTAATAGTAGCGGTGGTGGTTTAACCCCAGAGGTAGTAGCAACGGTGCGGGGGTTACTGGCTAATGGTCACAGCATTGGCACCGAACACACGGATAAACGGCGCTTTAAAGCCAAATCCTGGGATACCTGTCCCACCATTGATGGGGGTCGGGAAGCTGAGGTTTTAGCCAAATTAGAAGCTTGCCTCGCTGACCATGCCGGGGAGTATGTGCGGATTATCGGCATTGACCGGGGAGCGAAACGACGGGTACTAGAACAAATTATCCAACGTCCGGGGGATAATGTTACTTCCGGGCGATCGCCATCTTCAGCCAGCGTTAGTGGCACTGGTAGTGCTTCCAGCAATGGCTTTGGCGGTAGCAACGGCAGCAGCTATGGTAACTCCGCTGTGCGTTTAGACAATAGTGTGGTCACCCAGGTGCGTTCCCTCCTGGCCCAGGGTTACAAAATTGGCACCGAACATACGGATAAGCGCCGCTTTAAAGCCAAATCCTGGCAGAGTTGTGCCCCCATCAACAGCACCCACGAGTCGGAAGTGTTACGGGCCCTAGAAGGTTGCTTGGCAGACCACAATGGCGAATATGTCCGCTTACTGGGCATCGATCCTGCGGCGAAACGACGGGTGTTGGAAACCATTATTCAGCGTCCCTAG
- a CDS encoding Tab2 family RNA-binding protein gives MVNSLPSPPQPLPDRLVGESWQFVALPAQDIWPYFGDRPMRYQSMPESLSPLQLGLAADLPIPGVVIYGGRQCRQIGQWLAEQQPTSLLYIAEDPQQSGGLVLHTQTGDQWVMVTFKDGEMATAAGVFSQRQQKAKGLHFLWLQPDNSGVTTTGIWLLQKS, from the coding sequence ATGGTTAATTCCCTGCCCTCTCCTCCCCAACCCTTGCCCGATCGCCTGGTGGGGGAAAGTTGGCAATTTGTTGCCCTTCCGGCCCAGGATATCTGGCCCTATTTTGGCGATCGTCCGATGCGTTATCAATCCATGCCGGAGTCTTTATCCCCCCTCCAGCTAGGTTTAGCGGCGGATTTGCCCATTCCTGGGGTAGTAATTTACGGTGGTCGTCAATGTCGTCAGATTGGTCAATGGTTAGCAGAACAACAACCGACTAGTTTGCTCTACATTGCCGAAGACCCCCAACAATCGGGAGGACTGGTGCTTCATACCCAAACTGGCGATCAATGGGTAATGGTTACTTTTAAAGATGGAGAAATGGCCACAGCGGCGGGGGTATTTAGCCAACGACAACAAAAAGCAAAGGGCCTACATTTTCTTTGGCTCCAACCCGATAATTCGGGGGTAACAACTACGGGGATATGGTTATTGCAAAAGTCATAG
- a CDS encoding carbon dioxide-concentrating mechanism protein CcmK, whose protein sequence is MSIAVGMIETLGFPAVVEAADSMVKAARVTLVGYEKIGSGRVTVIVRGDVSEVQASVTAGIENIRRVNGGEVLSNHIIARPHENLEYVLPIRYTEAVEQFREIVNPSIIRR, encoded by the coding sequence ATGTCAATTGCAGTTGGAATGATTGAAACCCTTGGGTTTCCCGCCGTTGTGGAGGCCGCCGACTCCATGGTGAAAGCCGCCCGGGTTACCCTGGTGGGCTACGAAAAAATCGGTAGCGGTCGAGTTACCGTGATTGTGCGGGGTGACGTGTCTGAGGTGCAAGCCTCCGTTACCGCTGGCATCGAAAATATCCGTCGGGTGAACGGTGGCGAAGTTTTGTCTAATCACATTATTGCCCGTCCCCACGAAAACCTGGAGTATGTTCTTCCCATTCGCTACACCGAAGCAGTGGAACAGTTCCGGGAAATCGTCAATCCTTCCATTATCCGCCGCTAA
- a CDS encoding ankyrin repeat domain-containing protein, whose translation MINPILAAAQQSQWQLVGQYLSSVGPAQLDQGDAKGLTALMYGVAALEMTTVKQLLQAGADPNRSRPPHGITPLMLLAGLQYHPNNSEKNLDQQAIAKLLIKAGADLNQGNDDRTTTLMMAAYRNNEPLVKILLEAGADPNLQDDQGTTALEWAIKQENLAMVTALLEWKVDLGLTDGEGNLPLTLAMGGGNEAIIGDLIRAGACGDAESWFTAVEEGNTFAVQALIEAGYPPAQMGEMGDTALHIACLEGYGQMVQALLQEQVPLDLANQAGDTPLQLAIAQGHVDIVAQLLNAGADSNFSGNGEPPLLTALTASHGDAQTQAAIVDALGRAGVDLDQTLWEGKTPLMLAAMENLSAVVTTIADYAVQVNRGDPSGSTALMWACHRGHQSAVQTLLANFPALDANLKNQGGQTALDLARLNRHGPIVALLESYISRSA comes from the coding sequence ATGATCAATCCCATTTTGGCTGCGGCTCAGCAAAGTCAATGGCAATTAGTGGGGCAATATCTATCCAGTGTTGGTCCGGCCCAACTCGACCAAGGGGATGCCAAGGGACTAACGGCTTTGATGTATGGCGTAGCGGCCTTGGAAATGACCACCGTCAAACAACTGCTACAAGCGGGGGCTGACCCTAACCGCTCCCGTCCACCCCATGGCATTACCCCCTTAATGTTATTAGCGGGACTACAGTACCATCCCAATAACTCTGAAAAAAATCTGGACCAACAGGCGATCGCCAAGCTATTGATAAAGGCCGGGGCAGATCTCAATCAGGGCAATGATGACCGTACAACGACTTTGATGATGGCGGCCTATCGCAATAATGAGCCCCTAGTAAAAATTCTCCTGGAGGCAGGGGCTGACCCTAATTTGCAAGATGATCAGGGCACTACAGCGTTGGAATGGGCGATTAAGCAGGAAAACCTAGCCATGGTTACAGCCCTGTTGGAGTGGAAAGTTGACCTGGGTTTAACCGATGGGGAAGGTAATTTACCGCTAACCCTAGCCATGGGAGGAGGTAATGAAGCCATCATCGGTGATTTAATCCGGGCCGGCGCCTGCGGGGATGCAGAAAGTTGGTTCACAGCAGTGGAGGAGGGCAACACTTTTGCGGTCCAAGCATTGATTGAGGCTGGCTATCCCCCGGCCCAGATGGGAGAAATGGGGGATACGGCTTTACATATTGCCTGTCTGGAAGGTTATGGCCAAATGGTGCAGGCACTATTGCAAGAACAAGTTCCCCTAGACCTTGCCAATCAAGCCGGGGATACCCCTTTACAATTGGCGATCGCCCAGGGACATGTGGACATTGTGGCTCAACTACTCAATGCTGGGGCCGATAGCAATTTTTCCGGTAACGGAGAACCGCCCCTCCTAACAGCCCTGACTGCCAGCCATGGAGATGCCCAGACTCAAGCGGCCATAGTTGACGCCCTAGGCCGGGCGGGAGTTGACCTCGACCAAACCCTATGGGAGGGAAAAACCCCTTTAATGCTGGCGGCCATGGAGAATCTGAGTGCTGTGGTTACCACCATTGCTGATTATGCTGTCCAAGTTAACCGTGGCGATCCCAGCGGCTCCACTGCACTGATGTGGGCTTGTCATCGGGGTCATCAGTCGGCGGTGCAAACTCTGCTGGCTAATTTCCCCGCTCTGGACGCTAACTTAAAAAATCAGGGGGGCCAAACAGCCCTTGATTTAGCACGCTTGAATCGTCATGGGCCGATTGTGGCTTTGTTGGAATCCTATATTTCCCGTAGCGCTTAA
- a CDS encoding carbon dioxide-concentrating mechanism protein CcmK, producing the protein MSIAVGMIETRGFPAVVEAADSMVKAARVTLVGYEKIGSGRVTVIVRGDVSEVQASVSAGIEAANRVNGGEVLSTHIIARPHENLEYVLPIRYTEEVEQFRTY; encoded by the coding sequence ATGTCCATTGCAGTTGGAATGATCGAAACCCGTGGCTTCCCCGCTGTTGTAGAAGCGGCCGACTCCATGGTTAAAGCCGCTCGGGTTACCCTGGTGGGCTACGAAAAGATTGGTAGCGGTCGGGTTACCGTCATTGTGCGGGGGGATGTTTCCGAAGTACAAGCTTCTGTTTCCGCTGGCATCGAAGCCGCTAACCGAGTTAACGGTGGCGAAGTGCTTTCCACCCACATCATCGCCCGTCCCCACGAAAACCTGGAATACGTCCTCCCCATTCGCTACACCGAAGAAGTTGAACAATTTCGGACATATTAA
- the gltD gene encoding glutamate synthase small subunit codes for MGKPTGFLEYTREAPQELSPGDRLRNWDEFHLTMPDEQVETQGARCMDCGTPFCHTGNLISGMASGCPINNLIPEFNDLVYRGLWREALDRLHKTNNFPEFTGRVCPAPCEGSCVLGINNPPVTIKNIEYSIIEKGWQEGWVTPEPPAKRTGKKVAVVGSGPAGLAAAAQLNKAGHWVTVYEREDRPGGLLMYGIPNMKLDKEEVVLRRLNVLEAEGVTFVCNTEIGKDLPPEGLLKDYDAVVLCTGATRPRDLAIEGRELEGIHFAMEFLTANTKAILNKAPGPDFISAKDKDVVIIGGGDTGTDCVGTSLRHGCRSLVQLEIMPKPPEDRAANNPWPEWPKVYKMDYGQEEAAAVYGHDPRSYLTTATKIEGDDQGRVKAVHTVDVRWEKDGQGRFIPQQVAGTEQVRPAQLVLLAMGFLGPESYLLDAMNLDKDARGNIRAEYGQYETSIPGVFAAGDCRRGQSLVVWAFNEGRGAAKACDLYLMGETDLP; via the coding sequence ATGGGCAAACCCACTGGTTTTCTGGAATATACCCGCGAAGCACCCCAAGAATTAAGCCCCGGCGATCGCCTGAGGAATTGGGACGAATTCCACCTAACCATGCCCGACGAACAGGTGGAAACCCAGGGGGCCCGTTGCATGGATTGCGGCACGCCCTTTTGCCACACCGGTAATTTGATCAGTGGCATGGCCAGTGGTTGCCCGATCAATAACCTCATCCCAGAATTCAACGACCTAGTCTATCGAGGCCTGTGGCGGGAAGCCCTAGACCGACTCCATAAAACCAATAATTTTCCTGAATTCACCGGCCGGGTTTGTCCAGCTCCCTGCGAAGGCTCCTGTGTATTGGGCATCAACAATCCCCCGGTGACTATTAAAAATATCGAATATTCCATCATCGAAAAGGGTTGGCAGGAAGGTTGGGTAACCCCGGAGCCACCGGCAAAGCGTACTGGCAAAAAAGTAGCGGTGGTGGGGTCTGGCCCCGCCGGTTTGGCCGCCGCCGCCCAGTTGAATAAAGCTGGCCATTGGGTGACGGTTTACGAACGGGAAGACCGCCCCGGTGGCTTGCTGATGTATGGCATCCCCAATATGAAGTTGGACAAAGAAGAAGTAGTGCTCCGCCGGTTGAACGTGCTGGAAGCAGAAGGAGTTACCTTTGTTTGCAATACGGAAATTGGCAAGGATTTACCTCCAGAAGGCCTACTCAAGGATTACGATGCGGTGGTGCTCTGTACTGGGGCTACTAGGCCTAGGGATTTGGCCATTGAGGGTCGAGAATTAGAAGGCATTCACTTTGCCATGGAATTTTTGACTGCCAATACCAAAGCAATTTTAAATAAAGCTCCGGGCCCGGATTTTATTAGTGCCAAGGACAAAGACGTGGTGATTATCGGTGGGGGGGACACCGGCACCGACTGTGTGGGCACTTCCCTCCGTCACGGTTGTAGAAGCCTAGTGCAATTGGAAATTATGCCCAAACCTCCTGAGGATCGGGCCGCCAATAACCCCTGGCCAGAATGGCCCAAAGTTTACAAAATGGACTATGGCCAGGAAGAAGCCGCCGCCGTCTATGGCCACGACCCCCGCAGTTACCTCACCACTGCCACTAAAATTGAAGGGGACGATCAAGGCCGGGTTAAGGCGGTCCACACGGTGGATGTCCGTTGGGAAAAGGATGGGCAGGGACGATTTATTCCCCAGCAAGTAGCAGGTACGGAACAGGTCAGACCGGCCCAATTGGTGCTGTTGGCCATGGGATTCCTCGGCCCGGAAAGTTACCTCTTGGATGCAATGAACTTGGATAAGGATGCCCGGGGCAATATCAGAGCTGAATATGGCCAGTATGAAACCAGTATTCCCGGTGTATTTGCGGCGGGGGACTGTCGTCGGGGCCAAAGTTTGGTGGTCTGGGCTTTCAACGAAGGTCGGGGGGCAGCCAAAGCCTGTGACCTTTACTTAATGGGGGAAACGGATCTCCCCTAG